The following proteins are co-located in the Bacillus pumilus genome:
- a CDS encoding DUF6944 family repetitive protein, protein MCNVDEYNILTGAWIDALGTIISAIAEIRSLAGMNEINNKLVAIGEGLQAVGSFVIAIAPEENSYAFTGNLIDGAGASTSSLAAYLQDVEGENSDNLRLEILGDSFQSIGASIAATGDYIIGEQLFAVGNSIQALGAGLEAIGGVYELKNKEEGAQILSTLGAISQAIGSNFVALLLTDEFIASNICPYKETWRG, encoded by the coding sequence ATGTGTAATGTTGATGAGTACAACATTTTAACAGGAGCTTGGATTGATGCGCTTGGTACAATCATTTCTGCAATTGCAGAAATCAGATCTTTAGCAGGAATGAATGAAATCAATAATAAACTTGTAGCAATTGGAGAAGGTCTGCAAGCAGTCGGATCTTTTGTTATAGCAATAGCGCCTGAGGAGAATTCTTATGCTTTTACTGGAAACTTAATTGATGGTGCTGGTGCATCAACAAGCTCATTAGCTGCTTATTTACAAGATGTGGAGGGTGAAAATTCAGATAATCTTCGTCTAGAGATACTTGGTGATTCCTTTCAATCGATTGGTGCCTCTATCGCTGCTACTGGAGATTATATCATTGGAGAGCAACTATTTGCTGTTGGTAATTCGATTCAAGCATTAGGTGCTGGTTTAGAAGCAATTGGTGGCGTTTATGAATTAAAAAACAAGGAAGAAGGAGCACAAATTCTATCCACTTTGGGGGCTATTTCACAGGCAATTGGTTCAAACTTTGTTGCCCTTCTCTTAACTGATGAGTTCATAGCCAGCAACATATGTCCATATAAAGAGACTTGGAGGGGCTAG
- a CDS encoding SDR family oxidoreductase: MKLLVTGATGQLGSLVVKHLLTKVPAEQIAVSVRDPQKAAHLKEAGVDIRHGDFTQPDTLASAFQGIDRLLIISTADGDRVKQHTAAIQEAKAANVSFIAYTSVVNARESQLVLAHDHAKTEEAILASGIPHVFLRNNWYVENEKDTILASVSGAPFLSPIGEGKVGWATRNDYAEAAANALTLPVHDQEIYELSGPLRTHTELAQIVSEVSGKEIKVEKIDVDTFGEFLASNGVPKEAVPFVKAIQSGIRDGALAVESQDFESLLGRPLTPIEERIRELISN, encoded by the coding sequence ATGAAATTATTAGTAACAGGGGCAACAGGACAACTTGGATCGCTCGTCGTTAAGCATTTGCTGACAAAAGTACCGGCTGAACAAATTGCGGTGAGTGTTCGAGATCCGCAGAAAGCAGCGCATTTGAAGGAAGCTGGGGTGGATATACGCCACGGAGACTTTACTCAGCCAGACACTCTTGCATCAGCGTTTCAAGGCATTGACCGTCTTTTGATCATTTCAACTGCTGATGGAGACCGCGTGAAGCAGCATACGGCTGCCATCCAAGAGGCGAAAGCAGCAAATGTATCCTTTATTGCTTATACGAGCGTGGTCAATGCAAGAGAGAGTCAGCTTGTCCTTGCCCATGACCATGCAAAAACAGAAGAAGCGATTTTGGCCTCTGGCATCCCTCATGTGTTTTTAAGAAACAATTGGTATGTAGAAAATGAAAAAGACACCATTCTGGCATCAGTCAGCGGCGCACCATTTTTAAGCCCTATTGGTGAAGGGAAAGTTGGCTGGGCGACAAGAAATGACTATGCAGAAGCTGCGGCAAATGCGTTAACACTTCCGGTGCATGACCAGGAAATATATGAATTGTCAGGACCTCTTCGGACGCACACTGAACTTGCACAAATTGTCAGTGAGGTGAGCGGAAAAGAGATCAAAGTAGAGAAAATCGATGTAGACACATTTGGAGAATTTTTAGCTTCAAATGGTGTACCAAAAGAGGCTGTTCCATTTGTCAAAGCCATTCAAAGCGGCATTCGCGATGGTGCTCTAGCCGTTGAAAGCCAAGATTTCGAATCATTACTAGGCCGTCCGTTAACGCCTATTGAAGAAAGAATTCGTGAATTGATTTCAAACTAA
- a CDS encoding VOC family protein, producing the protein MMMKGLYEAHLPVNDLKASIAFYEKLELTLAHENERVAFLWIEKGKSWIGLWKVDINAFPYHPATRHVAFQITTSSIEQIKDWLVEKGISIHPMFGFSEEEQPLVLDNPPQFHAAIYFLDPDGNLLECIAPLKLDAAEEYDMMTYEHWDQKKNPFID; encoded by the coding sequence ATGATGATGAAAGGTCTGTATGAAGCACATTTACCTGTGAATGACTTGAAGGCATCTATTGCATTTTATGAAAAATTGGAATTGACACTCGCTCACGAAAATGAACGAGTTGCTTTTTTATGGATTGAGAAAGGAAAGAGCTGGATTGGTCTGTGGAAAGTAGATATAAACGCCTTTCCATACCATCCAGCGACTCGGCACGTTGCCTTTCAAATTACAACGTCCAGTATCGAACAGATCAAGGATTGGCTGGTTGAAAAAGGTATTAGCATTCATCCGATGTTCGGTTTTTCAGAAGAGGAACAGCCTTTAGTTCTCGATAATCCGCCGCAATTTCATGCAGCGATCTATTTTCTTGACCCAGATGGGAATCTGCTTGAATGCATTGCACCGCTTAAGCTTGATGCAGCGGAAGAATACGATATGATGACATATGAGCATTGGGACCAAAAGAAAAATCCGTTTATTGATTGA
- a CDS encoding (Fe-S)-binding protein, whose protein sequence is MKVSLFVTCLIDTMQPNVGKATVEVLERLGVEVEFPEAQVCCGQPAFNSGYTKETIKAAKNMIKAFESAEYVVTPSGSCKAMFLEYPHLLKEDPEWTARAEALAAKTYELTEFIVDILHVTDVGASFKGKATYHTSCHMTRLLRIMEAPFTLLSNVKDLTIEPLPRAENCCGFGGTFSVKMTPISEQMVDEKVQSIEETGAEYIIGADCGCLLNIGGRLNRLEKPIQVMHIAEVLNSR, encoded by the coding sequence ATGAAAGTCAGTTTATTCGTCACCTGTTTAATTGACACCATGCAGCCGAATGTAGGAAAGGCGACAGTCGAGGTGTTAGAACGGCTCGGTGTTGAAGTGGAATTTCCAGAAGCACAAGTGTGCTGCGGACAGCCAGCCTTTAACAGCGGCTATACAAAAGAAACAATCAAAGCAGCGAAAAACATGATCAAAGCCTTTGAATCAGCTGAATATGTCGTGACACCATCAGGTTCTTGTAAGGCGATGTTTCTAGAATATCCTCATCTTTTGAAAGAAGATCCAGAGTGGACAGCTCGGGCTGAGGCACTTGCTGCGAAAACATATGAATTAACGGAATTTATTGTAGATATTTTACACGTAACAGATGTAGGTGCGAGTTTTAAAGGAAAAGCAACCTACCATACCTCCTGCCATATGACGAGACTGCTAAGAATTATGGAAGCGCCTTTCACACTGTTGTCAAATGTCAAAGATTTGACGATAGAACCTTTGCCCCGAGCAGAAAATTGCTGCGGATTTGGAGGTACCTTTTCAGTAAAAATGACACCCATATCTGAGCAGATGGTCGATGAAAAAGTGCAAAGCATAGAGGAAACAGGCGCTGAATATATCATTGGTGCTGACTGTGGATGCCTGCTGAATATTGGCGGAAGATTGAACCGCCTTGAAAAACCAATCCAGGTGATGCATATCGCAGAAGTATTAAATAGCCGCTGA
- a CDS encoding M48 family metalloprotease, translating to MLRKASLSYLIASIITIIVILIEVGIRSAVVSPFVLLDSNKENNPKVLISHSLFQGDFLLTYQDGSSNEHSEAAFQLGGKQINFTEIPSANGTNTIETDKIMNDKAVVFLRRGFVPIHDDTTSMEQVSQNPFFSKYNLTNLTETTKVKTGFKHNTTYIILITLMGILLPALLFLFFNLHESMKNLFTLFIPFVLAIFLPLGLNYYFLMGYVLSITGSYVLSIFLSILVPTFLSVLLTAYSFEYTTKDSPEELEENEGTLGNSFLMNVREQVVLFGAVTLSLLYFGSYLLLSLSFQAKIMDNLFLFCAWYFALVILFIIGYSIIQKIINKYEVLHTDEFMNIRNDIEYKTKQKLNIWIKKGSQHDVNAWIYSFQLPFTRRVNVYVTEGLLDKFDTEEIRAILYHEMRHVKLKHAHFTIYLTLIVTLLMGISMYYARQFMLANGWWQYILIFPAGVLIMIFITEWLPKKISRLFEIQADNFAVSHLENKTLYLNTLIKLSSLIEEVDGDYGRKSEWRESHPSFEKRIENIKKTD from the coding sequence ATGTTACGAAAAGCCTCACTTTCTTATCTTATTGCAAGCATTATTACAATAATAGTCATTTTGATTGAAGTTGGTATCCGTTCAGCAGTTGTTTCCCCATTTGTTCTACTTGACTCGAACAAAGAAAACAATCCCAAAGTATTAATTTCCCATTCTCTATTTCAAGGTGATTTTTTATTGACCTATCAAGATGGCTCCTCCAATGAGCATTCAGAAGCAGCCTTTCAATTGGGTGGAAAGCAAATAAATTTCACAGAGATTCCATCTGCTAATGGAACCAACACGATTGAAACAGACAAAATAATGAATGATAAGGCAGTGGTTTTTCTAAGAAGAGGTTTTGTACCTATTCATGACGATACGACCTCGATGGAACAGGTATCACAAAATCCTTTTTTCTCCAAATACAATCTAACGAATCTAACAGAAACTACTAAGGTCAAAACAGGTTTTAAGCATAATACCACATATATTATATTAATTACCTTAATGGGAATCCTTTTGCCCGCTCTGTTATTTTTATTTTTTAACCTTCATGAATCTATGAAAAACCTATTCACATTATTTATTCCTTTTGTTCTAGCCATTTTTCTTCCCTTGGGATTAAATTATTATTTCTTAATGGGATATGTGCTATCAATAACAGGGTCTTATGTCTTAAGTATCTTTCTCTCTATACTTGTGCCAACTTTCCTGTCAGTCTTATTGACAGCTTATTCATTTGAGTATACTACAAAAGATTCGCCTGAAGAATTAGAAGAAAATGAAGGCACGTTAGGAAATTCATTCTTAATGAATGTTAGGGAGCAAGTCGTTTTGTTTGGTGCCGTCACATTATCCTTGTTATATTTCGGCTCTTATTTATTACTTTCTTTGTCGTTTCAAGCGAAGATCATGGATAATCTTTTTCTTTTTTGTGCATGGTACTTCGCCCTAGTAATCTTATTTATTATTGGTTACTCAATCATTCAAAAAATAATAAATAAATATGAAGTCTTACATACGGACGAATTCATGAATATTCGCAACGATATTGAGTATAAGACAAAACAAAAGCTAAATATTTGGATAAAAAAAGGCTCGCAACATGATGTGAATGCCTGGATATATTCATTTCAACTTCCATTTACAAGAAGAGTCAATGTTTATGTGACCGAAGGGTTATTAGATAAGTTTGATACAGAGGAAATCCGTGCTATCTTATACCATGAAATGCGACACGTGAAATTAAAACACGCGCATTTCACCATTTACCTAACTTTGATTGTAACATTACTTATGGGAATCAGTATGTATTATGCGAGACAATTTATGCTTGCCAATGGATGGTGGCAATATATTCTTATTTTCCCAGCAGGTGTATTGATCATGATCTTTATTACGGAATGGTTACCAAAGAAAATCAGCCGGTTATTTGAGATTCAGGCTGATAACTTTGCTGTTTCCCACCTTGAAAATAAAACACTGTATCTCAATACTTTGATTAAATTAAGCAGCCTTATTGAAGAAGTAGATGGAGATTATGGAAGAAAATCTGAATGGCGTGAAAGTCATCCCTCTTTCGAAAAACGAATTGAGAACATAAAGAAAACCGATTAA
- a CDS encoding TetR/AcrR family transcriptional regulator has translation MPAAPDKQEQIMKASLDLFIERGFDGTTMPMISKRANVGAGTIYRYFDSKEALVNILYQRSLTAFIEKMNKNSPDPRVSIRAYFKHVFYCLVLFTKENPSGLYFLEIDKRSHYLDETSKEKMQHLLNELFHIFEEGKKDGIHPNLSGRTILSIVFGAFVQLHKQILAEEIEPTIEFLEEIEQCLWRAISVAS, from the coding sequence ATGCCAGCAGCTCCTGATAAACAAGAGCAGATCATGAAGGCTTCACTGGACTTATTTATTGAACGAGGCTTTGATGGCACCACGATGCCGATGATTTCAAAAAGAGCCAACGTCGGAGCAGGTACCATTTATCGGTATTTCGATAGCAAAGAAGCACTCGTCAATATTTTGTACCAGCGCAGCCTCACTGCATTTATCGAAAAAATGAACAAAAACAGTCCAGATCCAAGGGTAAGTATTAGGGCTTACTTCAAGCATGTATTTTATTGCTTGGTTTTGTTTACAAAGGAGAATCCAAGCGGTCTTTATTTTTTAGAAATTGATAAACGGTCACATTACTTAGATGAGACGAGCAAAGAGAAAATGCAGCATTTATTAAATGAACTATTTCACATCTTTGAAGAAGGGAAGAAGGATGGGATTCACCCAAATCTCTCTGGTAGAACCATTTTATCAATTGTATTTGGCGCCTTTGTACAGCTTCATAAACAGATCCTTGCTGAAGAAATAGAGCCAACGATTGAATTTTTAGAGGAAATTGAGCAATGTTTATGGCGCGCCATTAGCGTTGCATCATAA
- a CDS encoding LutB/LldF family L-lactate oxidation iron-sulfur protein: MSMKIGEKAFKERIGEGLEDAVMRGAVSSAQERLYQRRMTASEELGNWEKWRELGEEIRQHTLAHLDDYLYQLSESVSERGGHVFFAKTKEEASAYIQGVAQKKAAQKIVKSKSMVTEEIEMNQALEEIGCEVIESDLGEYILQVDDHEPPSHIVAPALHMTKEQIRDVFHEKLGYDMSETPEDMTSFVRAILREKFLEADIGVTGCNFAVANTGSICLVTNEGNADLVTAIPKTHIAVMGMERLVPTMEELDVLVGLLCRSAVGQKLTSYISVVGPKGEEEVDGPEEFHLVIVDNGRSNILGTAFQPVLQCIRCAACINVCPVYRHVGGHSYGSIYPGPIGAVLSPLLGGYDDYQELPFASSLCAACTDACPVKIPLHELLIKHRQVIVEKEGRAPKAEMMAMKMFGMGASTPGMYQFGTKAAPVLMNRMASNGRISKGMGPLKNWTDIRDLPAPSKERFRDWFKKKQKEERS, translated from the coding sequence ATGAGTATGAAAATTGGAGAGAAAGCCTTTAAAGAGCGAATCGGGGAAGGCTTAGAAGACGCTGTCATGAGAGGAGCTGTTTCTTCGGCACAAGAGCGCCTGTATCAAAGGCGGATGACTGCAAGCGAAGAGCTTGGCAATTGGGAAAAGTGGCGTGAACTTGGCGAGGAAATCAGACAACATACACTTGCTCACCTTGATGACTACTTATATCAATTAAGCGAAAGTGTGAGTGAACGCGGAGGTCATGTCTTTTTTGCGAAAACAAAGGAAGAGGCATCAGCGTATATTCAAGGTGTGGCACAAAAAAAAGCGGCCCAAAAGATTGTCAAATCAAAATCAATGGTCACTGAAGAAATTGAAATGAATCAAGCACTTGAAGAGATCGGCTGTGAGGTGATCGAAAGCGATCTTGGCGAATATATTCTGCAAGTAGATGATCATGAACCGCCTTCACATATCGTGGCACCTGCTCTTCATATGACGAAAGAACAAATACGGGATGTGTTTCACGAAAAGCTCGGATATGACATGTCAGAAACCCCTGAAGATATGACGAGCTTTGTGAGAGCAATCTTACGAGAAAAATTCCTCGAAGCAGATATTGGCGTGACCGGCTGTAATTTTGCTGTGGCCAACACAGGTTCCATTTGTCTTGTGACAAATGAAGGGAATGCGGATCTTGTCACGGCCATACCAAAGACGCATATAGCTGTCATGGGGATGGAGCGGCTTGTTCCAACAATGGAGGAGCTGGATGTCCTTGTTGGTCTTTTGTGCAGAAGCGCAGTTGGCCAAAAATTAACAAGTTATATTTCTGTCGTGGGGCCAAAAGGAGAAGAAGAGGTCGATGGGCCAGAAGAATTTCATTTGGTCATTGTTGATAACGGAAGGTCAAATATATTAGGTACAGCCTTTCAGCCTGTTCTGCAATGCATCCGGTGCGCAGCCTGTATCAATGTGTGCCCGGTTTACCGGCATGTTGGCGGACATTCGTACGGATCGATTTATCCGGGTCCGATTGGAGCTGTTCTCTCACCTCTTCTTGGCGGCTATGATGACTATCAAGAGCTCCCCTTTGCGTCAAGCCTTTGCGCAGCTTGCACGGATGCTTGTCCAGTGAAGATTCCACTTCATGAGCTATTAATTAAACATAGACAAGTCATCGTTGAGAAAGAGGGGAGAGCGCCTAAAGCTGAAATGATGGCGATGAAAATGTTCGGAATGGGGGCATCGACTCCCGGGATGTATCAATTTGGAACAAAAGCAGCACCTGTTTTGATGAATCGTATGGCTTCAAACGGACGGATTTCAAAAGGAATGGGTCCTTTAAAGAATTGGACAGATATTCGTGACCTGCCAGCTCCAAGTAAAGAAAGATTTCGGGATTGGTTTAAAAAGAAACAAAAGGAGGAACGGTCATGA
- a CDS encoding Rrf2 family transcriptional regulator: MKQISSRYSIAVHILSFIAGVPKECTGDFIAESVNSNPVIVRKMMAMLKRAGLIEIRRGVGGAYLKRPAEDITLLDVYRAVDVSAGEELFNFHQPVIACPIGQAMDTRLRHELKEAQSALENRLRQVTIKQLLTEED; encoded by the coding sequence GTGAAACAAATTAGCAGCAGGTATTCGATCGCTGTTCATATTTTGTCATTTATTGCAGGTGTTCCAAAAGAGTGTACAGGTGATTTTATTGCAGAGAGTGTCAATTCAAACCCTGTCATTGTTCGAAAAATGATGGCAATGCTCAAACGAGCGGGTCTCATTGAGATTCGCCGCGGAGTAGGCGGTGCTTATTTAAAAAGGCCGGCAGAGGACATCACGCTGTTAGATGTGTACCGTGCTGTAGATGTAAGCGCGGGTGAAGAGTTATTTAACTTCCATCAACCAGTCATCGCATGCCCGATCGGTCAAGCCATGGATACGAGACTGCGGCACGAACTCAAAGAAGCGCAGTCTGCACTTGAAAATCGCCTAAGACAAGTGACAATCAAGCAATTATTGACGGAGGAAGATTAG
- a CDS encoding LutC/YkgG family protein, with translation MKGTISHRDSFLAHIQQQLGKGSSPSTSIQRPGWKHQVQWETNGLLSKEELVEQLKKQCQQIHTRVIETTPEEAPSLLRLLMTEYGEGPVMTSRDRRFEQYGFNPMFACLQKEGISVTSWDADASRDENIRQAEQAKYAVVFSDYTLAESGTVVLSSHQGQGRALHFLPMMYIVCIEKSSIVPRMIQAVSALNCLVEEGEQAKGAIHFISGPSNSADIEMNLVVGVHGPVRAVYLLIDDE, from the coding sequence ATGAAGGGAACCATTTCTCATCGAGATTCGTTTTTAGCTCATATCCAGCAGCAATTAGGCAAAGGCTCCTCTCCATCTACATCTATTCAGCGTCCGGGATGGAAGCATCAAGTACAGTGGGAAACAAACGGACTTCTGTCTAAAGAAGAATTGGTGGAGCAATTGAAGAAGCAATGTCAACAAATTCATACAAGAGTGATAGAAACAACGCCGGAGGAAGCGCCCTCTCTATTACGATTATTGATGACAGAGTATGGAGAGGGTCCCGTGATGACCTCGCGTGATAGACGTTTTGAGCAATATGGATTCAATCCTATGTTTGCTTGCTTGCAAAAAGAAGGAATCTCGGTCACCAGCTGGGATGCAGATGCATCAAGGGATGAAAATATAAGGCAGGCAGAACAAGCGAAATATGCGGTTGTGTTCAGTGATTACACACTTGCAGAATCTGGCACAGTTGTTCTTTCATCTCATCAAGGTCAAGGAAGAGCGCTTCATTTTTTACCGATGATGTATATCGTGTGTATAGAAAAAAGCTCGATTGTTCCGCGGATGATTCAGGCCGTCTCGGCTCTTAATTGCTTGGTAGAGGAGGGAGAGCAGGCGAAAGGAGCCATTCATTTCATATCAGGCCCGAGTAATTCTGCCGATATTGAAATGAATTTAGTGGTTGGGGTTCATGGTCCGGTTCGGGCCGTTTATCTATTAATAGATGATGAATGA
- a CDS encoding RNA ligase, which yields MRTLVLLRGLPGVGKSTWIKEQGLEPYTLSADQIRLLTQPPQLSVNGKPEITSKHDHRVWSLLFDLLTARMERGDFTVIDATHVTSKSISQYKSLATTYRYRVYVVDFTQVPLETALLQNRSREPHKVVRESVLYQMNERLKTEKVPSWVTVLQPEEYPHVMTYQSRSFDQYEAIHVFGDIHGCHTALNTYLQGDIKENELYIFAGDLLDRGIENKEVLEWMLAHRECRNVIVIEGNHDQHLYRFAHGEKVRSNMFNRHTAPEIEAGDFDLKEVRKFVRTFHQLTYFTYHGQTYLVTHGGLAHLPEELLHVSTQQLIHGVGEYSDDIDHLFVQNTAGLDIIQIHGHRNLYRLPIQAADRSYNLEGQVEFGGQLRVLKITADGIETYEIDNPVYRASEKKQSVSVQPDISLEDFLAHLDQHEYVQELKLPHHISSFNFTKKAFSERQWDDVNVKARGLFVNMASKQIVSRSYNKFFNIDERPETRMQHLVNHLQFPVTVYDKANGYLGTVGYNEMEDELVFTSKSYTSHVKQNPHASWVEELFFATFDNVQVDYIKSYVRDNNVSLVFEVILPEKDPHIITYDQDQLILLDIVKRQLSYEKAPFAEVKRLSEQLGMSSKQKVAAFQDWTSFYKWYQAVSHDNSIKEEGYVIEDDRGFMTKLKLPYYQFWKQMRAIKQRVAEKRSAQKYMQAFKTAEQARFYTWLLEQEPENVRKRSIIELRSQFEQNEAAQLNHDEINA from the coding sequence ATGAGAACTTTAGTCCTTTTACGAGGTCTCCCAGGTGTAGGTAAATCAACATGGATCAAAGAGCAAGGCTTAGAGCCATATACTTTATCAGCTGATCAGATCCGTTTGTTGACCCAGCCGCCGCAGTTATCAGTCAATGGGAAACCGGAAATTACGAGCAAGCATGATCATAGAGTGTGGTCTTTATTATTTGATTTACTCACAGCCCGAATGGAACGCGGAGACTTTACTGTGATTGATGCGACACATGTCACAAGCAAGTCGATTTCTCAATATAAGTCGTTAGCTACTACGTATCGTTACAGGGTGTATGTCGTCGATTTCACGCAAGTGCCACTTGAAACAGCCCTCCTGCAAAATCGCTCACGAGAACCGCACAAAGTTGTGAGGGAGTCTGTTTTGTATCAAATGAACGAACGGTTAAAAACAGAAAAGGTACCGTCGTGGGTGACCGTTTTGCAGCCAGAGGAATATCCGCACGTGATGACCTATCAGTCTCGATCCTTTGATCAATATGAGGCCATTCATGTCTTCGGTGATATTCACGGTTGTCATACAGCCCTTAACACCTATTTGCAAGGGGACATCAAAGAAAACGAACTTTACATCTTTGCAGGTGATTTGCTTGATAGAGGAATAGAAAACAAAGAAGTTTTAGAATGGATGCTCGCACATCGAGAATGCCGGAATGTCATTGTGATCGAAGGCAATCATGATCAGCATTTATACCGGTTTGCACATGGCGAAAAAGTAAGAAGCAACATGTTTAATCGTCATACTGCGCCTGAAATCGAAGCAGGGGACTTTGATTTAAAAGAAGTAAGAAAGTTTGTCAGAACATTTCATCAGCTTACTTATTTTACGTACCATGGCCAGACATATCTTGTCACCCATGGCGGGCTTGCTCATTTGCCAGAAGAGCTTCTGCATGTCTCGACCCAGCAGCTTATTCACGGAGTAGGGGAATATTCAGATGACATTGACCACTTATTCGTTCAAAACACAGCTGGATTAGATATCATTCAAATTCATGGACATCGCAATTTATACAGGCTGCCTATTCAAGCAGCAGATAGGTCTTATAACCTCGAAGGTCAGGTTGAATTTGGCGGACAGCTGCGGGTGCTGAAAATCACAGCTGACGGGATTGAGACATATGAAATTGACAATCCTGTATATAGAGCCTCTGAGAAAAAACAATCGGTCTCTGTTCAACCAGATATTTCGCTGGAGGATTTTTTGGCTCATTTAGATCAGCATGAGTACGTACAGGAATTAAAGCTTCCGCACCACATTTCATCTTTTAATTTTACAAAAAAGGCTTTTAGTGAACGGCAATGGGACGACGTGAATGTGAAGGCAAGAGGTTTGTTTGTCAATATGGCTTCAAAGCAGATTGTTTCTAGAAGCTATAATAAATTTTTTAACATTGATGAGCGTCCTGAGACAAGAATGCAGCATTTAGTGAATCACCTACAATTCCCTGTCACCGTATATGATAAAGCAAATGGATACTTAGGAACTGTTGGGTATAACGAAATGGAGGATGAATTGGTGTTTACATCCAAATCGTATACATCACATGTGAAGCAAAATCCGCATGCTTCCTGGGTCGAAGAGCTATTTTTTGCAACCTTTGACAATGTGCAGGTCGACTACATCAAATCATACGTACGTGACAACAATGTATCTCTTGTGTTTGAAGTCATTTTGCCAGAGAAAGATCCACATATTATCACATATGATCAAGATCAACTTATTTTACTTGATATTGTGAAGCGGCAGCTGAGCTATGAAAAAGCACCATTTGCTGAAGTGAAAAGATTAAGTGAACAGCTTGGAATGTCATCCAAGCAGAAAGTGGCTGCGTTCCAGGATTGGACGTCTTTTTATAAATGGTATCAGGCAGTATCTCATGACAACTCGATTAAAGAAGAGGGATATGTCATTGAGGATGACAGAGGCTTTATGACCAAGCTCAAGCTTCCTTATTATCAATTCTGGAAGCAGATGCGTGCTATTAAGCAGCGCGTTGCAGAGAAACGTTCCGCGCAAAAATATATGCAGGCTTTCAAAACGGCGGAGCAAGCAAGATTTTATACGTGGCTGCTTGAGCAAGAACCAGAGAATGTGAGAAAACGCTCAATTATTGAGCTGCGATCACAATTTGAGCAAAATGAAGCAGCCCAATTGAATCATGACGAAATAAATGCATAG
- a CDS encoding DMT family transporter, translated as MEINTTVPKKSIAVPLVISIIAISFSAIIVKWSSAPAAILSMYRMILAAVLMLPFILPRKKEFLSIKRRDWFLLCMSGFFLGLHFVLWFGSLKLTTVASSTIIIALQPMVSLLGGFLIFRERTTMSAIFTMCAAIVGALMIGWGDIGHSQEAIVGDILSFLSVIAVVCYLLIGQQAVRKISHWIYSFCVFGFAGLFLILFNLLQHTPFTGYPGKEWGIFLLLAIIPTMSHVINNWLLTYVNATTISMSILGEPVGATILAVLLLGEKVTLFQMLGGLLVLLGVFFFLMQQRQGIVMKTKKSG; from the coding sequence ATGGAAATAAATACAACTGTTCCAAAGAAGTCAATCGCAGTGCCGCTTGTAATTTCAATTATTGCCATTTCGTTCTCTGCAATTATTGTGAAATGGTCAAGTGCTCCTGCTGCTATTTTAAGTATGTATCGAATGATCTTGGCGGCTGTTTTGATGCTTCCGTTTATCCTGCCGCGGAAAAAAGAGTTTCTCTCGATTAAGCGTAGAGACTGGTTTTTATTATGTATGTCAGGCTTCTTTTTAGGACTTCATTTTGTGTTGTGGTTTGGCTCACTGAAGCTGACCACAGTGGCAAGTTCTACGATTATCATCGCTCTTCAGCCGATGGTGTCCCTGTTAGGTGGATTTCTCATTTTCCGTGAACGAACAACGATGTCTGCTATATTCACGATGTGTGCGGCGATTGTTGGTGCACTGATGATTGGGTGGGGAGATATAGGGCATAGCCAGGAAGCAATTGTAGGAGATATTTTATCCTTTTTAAGTGTGATTGCAGTTGTTTGTTATTTATTAATAGGCCAACAAGCTGTGAGAAAAATATCTCATTGGATTTATAGTTTTTGTGTATTTGGTTTTGCCGGCCTTTTTTTAATTCTTTTCAACCTGCTTCAGCACACTCCTTTTACAGGCTATCCGGGAAAAGAATGGGGAATCTTTTTATTGCTCGCCATTATTCCCACCATGTCTCATGTCATTAACAATTGGTTATTAACCTATGTCAATGCGACAACCATTTCAATGAGTATTCTCGGTGAACCTGTTGGGGCCACGATACTTGCTGTATTGCTGCTTGGAGAGAAAGTCACACTGTTTCAAATGTTAGGCGGTCTGCTTGTCCTTTTAGGTGTCTTTTTCTTTTTGATGCAGCAGCGTCAAGGGATCGTGATGAAAACAAAAAAATCCGGTTAA